A genomic segment from Paenibacillus thermoaerophilus encodes:
- a CDS encoding coiled-coil domain-containing protein codes for MKKVLLLCAAVFLLLGQTVFAQQENQKAEFDSIKAKKELVAKHADKKKNLSEEEMNQRTREVERKLNELAAGVAAGKLGEEEAKVQLEAMDVYMLEVPNQKKESGVTILSSGSDIYLNSVWITYDSITSRWTVTGGGYWNNTNWFNDGPSFWWGYVGETKNVGGVDAVGITYYNTSGTYNTAVISSLGYVTDHNGWSDYLYNPSHGNGRYGVAFDFQDKMRVQKVGGLGPSPDDFTYYGSGFSATITYDSNFTNYNGYARTMYAHTWDTTTINSIGFSGGGGQYGVDISWSSSSNRFVVFNGSDTVF; via the coding sequence ATGAAAAAGGTATTGTTGTTGTGTGCCGCCGTGTTCCTGCTGCTAGGTCAGACAGTATTCGCTCAGCAGGAGAACCAGAAAGCAGAATTTGATAGCATTAAGGCGAAAAAAGAGCTAGTTGCGAAACACGCTGACAAGAAGAAAAATCTTAGCGAAGAAGAAATGAACCAACGAACGAGAGAAGTCGAACGTAAGCTAAATGAACTTGCCGCTGGAGTAGCAGCAGGAAAACTTGGTGAAGAAGAAGCGAAGGTCCAACTTGAAGCAATGGATGTTTATATGTTGGAAGTACCGAACCAAAAAAAAGAAAGTGGCGTAACGATTCTCTCTTCCGGTTCTGATATTTATTTGAATTCCGTTTGGATCACGTATGATTCGATTACTTCAAGGTGGACAGTAACAGGGGGAGGTTACTGGAATAATACCAACTGGTTTAACGACGGCCCCAGTTTTTGGTGGGGGTATGTGGGTGAAACCAAAAATGTTGGCGGAGTAGATGCAGTCGGAATAACTTATTACAACACAAGCGGTACCTATAATACTGCTGTTATTAGTTCACTGGGATATGTTACTGATCATAATGGTTGGAGCGACTATTTGTACAATCCCTCTCACGGCAACGGAAGATACGGTGTTGCATTTGATTTCCAAGATAAAATGAGAGTACAGAAAGTTGGTGGTTTGGGGCCTTCTCCAGATGATTTCACTTATTACGGATCAGGTTTTTCCGCTACAATCACTTATGACTCCAATTTTACAAATTATAATGGTTATGCCAGAACCATGTATGCGCATACTTGGGATACAACTACAATTAACAGTATCGGATTCTCTGGCGGTGGCGGCCAGTATGGCGTGGATATCAGCTGGTCGAGTTCTTCGAACAGGTTCGTAGTCTTTAATGGTTCTGATACTGTTTTCTAA
- a CDS encoding glycoside hydrolase family 43 protein: MKTNRDVQIRDPYVVPVAEEGRYYLFGSTDANIWGKGTGFDVYVGTDLEHWEGPYPVFRPEPGFFSDENYWAPEVYEYRGRYYMFATFRRRDNRLLGTAVLVSDRLTGPFRLYSDGPVTPADWSCLDGTLHVDEAGQPWMVFCHEWTQVFDGEICAVRLTEDLKEAIGEPQLLFRASEAPWTTRLDSKSSDAGDVYVTDGAFLHRTEDGTLLMLWASFVRNRYALGVARSASGSVTGPWVHDEAPLFEQDGGHGMLFRAFDGRLMLTIHTPNRTPHERPIFIPVTDRGGKLRLA; the protein is encoded by the coding sequence GCGAATATTTGGGGCAAGGGAACGGGCTTCGACGTGTACGTCGGAACCGATCTGGAGCATTGGGAGGGGCCGTATCCGGTGTTTCGCCCGGAGCCCGGCTTCTTCTCGGATGAAAACTACTGGGCCCCCGAGGTGTACGAGTACCGGGGACGTTACTATATGTTCGCCACCTTCAGGCGTCGGGACAATCGGCTGCTGGGAACGGCGGTGCTGGTCTCGGACCGTCTGACGGGCCCCTTCCGCCTCTACAGCGACGGCCCCGTCACGCCGGCCGATTGGTCCTGTCTGGACGGCACTCTCCATGTGGACGAAGCCGGACAGCCGTGGATGGTGTTCTGCCACGAATGGACGCAGGTGTTCGACGGCGAGATCTGCGCGGTCAGGCTGACGGAGGATCTGAAGGAAGCGATCGGCGAGCCGCAGCTTCTGTTCCGCGCTTCGGAGGCGCCCTGGACCACCCGCTTGGATTCCAAGTCGTCCGATGCCGGGGACGTGTATGTGACGGACGGCGCCTTCCTGCACCGGACGGAGGACGGCACGCTGCTGATGCTGTGGGCGAGCTTCGTCCGGAACCGCTACGCCTTGGGAGTGGCGAGGTCGGCCAGCGGCAGCGTGACGGGGCCGTGGGTCCATGACGAGGCCCCCCTGTTCGAGCAGGACGGCGGGCACGGGATGCTCTTCCGTGCATTCGACGGACGGCTGATGCTGACGATTCATACGCCGAACCGGACGCCACACGAGCGCCCGATCTTTATCCCCGTCACCGATCGCGGCGGCAAGCTGAGGCTTGCGTAA